A region of Pyxidicoccus parkwaysis DNA encodes the following proteins:
- a CDS encoding helix-turn-helix domain-containing protein, translated as MAGRVSKIPKYALSERWTPLIATKGFTSVSTTFLANYSKLNITAAEAMLLIHLVSFKWTRKAPFPAVSRLAKLMGCTERNVRKLCQSLESVGYIKRIPREGTSNQFDLSGLYQKLEAFIDIDEAPAELGDFESEAGAI; from the coding sequence GTGGCTGGTCGTGTATCCAAGATACCCAAGTATGCGCTGTCCGAGCGTTGGACCCCTCTCATCGCTACAAAGGGGTTCACATCGGTATCCACTACATTCCTCGCGAACTACTCGAAATTAAACATCACAGCAGCAGAGGCGATGCTCCTGATTCACTTGGTCTCCTTCAAGTGGACACGCAAAGCTCCGTTTCCGGCAGTCTCACGGCTCGCCAAGTTGATGGGATGCACCGAGCGCAACGTCCGCAAACTGTGCCAGAGCCTTGAGAGCGTCGGCTACATCAAGCGCATACCGCGAGAGGGAACATCGAACCAGTTCGACCTCTCCGGACTCTACCAGAAATTAGAGGCATTCATTGACATCGACGAAGCCCCAGCAGAACTAGGTGACTTTGAATCAGAGGCGGGGGCAATCTAG
- a CDS encoding protein kinase domain-containing protein yields the protein MLAPDSLVLEGRFRVLRPLGSGGMGEVYLGEQVSLGRKVAIKVLHQDLHAQAGMAERFKREARLLSAVEHPAVVHIVDFGESGDNACLVMEFVEGQSLYDVLVPGPMPPGRALPLLQQLAEGLAAIHDKGIIHRDLKPENVFISPGARGEQARLLDFGIARLVEPEAGSAVSQVGVVLGTPEYLSPEQAVGAKVDTRSDLYSFGVLMYRVLAGRLPFDGPSPRHFLAQHASHAPLPLDRAAPSLSRYVGLLSLVMRLLEKDPAKRPQNAHELADALAAAHSALSAFTPGLGTPIYTPHGATPSSGTAVFGGVETQPAGPSGTAAFAGGAPAAQGSGTAAFGAGQAPSVPSVAMRTGTAAFGARQSGSVASVSGSTSVVKPQNLTVMLTDIQGFTERTSRQTHEENARMLETHDRMLMPLVKEHEGRLIQKRGDALLVVFRSPTAGVLCGMAMQDRLWRHNQTVPPEAQLHVRVCLHAGEVLVTADTVLGEPMEVVESVEHVASADEVTFTEAVNLARNRAEATAEPCGTIPLPGREEQLQLYRCQRAAEGPPYGDRFTASGGMGSLLGRVTGALAPLGARLKAVPMKERLAAGVMAVRRSPRLQAILVGMLVLAGVGIAWEVHRNSPPVRAMALLDEGKKDDARKLLDAVPDEDQKEPAWQWARAAVYHAQNSHRSEHALLSRMDEAMREKVNERVLDGLAEDYTRDESDTVAKLISRFPKERVVSHFDDLAEEPYSPKQWGALRYLEFAKTTDGVDLVHAYINALEAKDCGVRAQAAVRLEALGDDDAVPALTRVTEQPREKKLLGSGSCGHDEASRALQKLAPKRD from the coding sequence GTGCTGGCCCCCGACTCCCTCGTCCTCGAAGGTCGCTTCCGGGTCCTCCGACCGCTGGGCTCGGGTGGCATGGGCGAGGTGTACCTCGGCGAGCAGGTCTCCCTGGGCCGCAAGGTCGCCATCAAGGTGCTTCATCAGGACCTGCACGCCCAGGCCGGCATGGCCGAGCGCTTCAAGCGCGAGGCCCGCCTCCTCTCCGCCGTGGAGCACCCGGCGGTGGTGCACATCGTCGACTTCGGCGAGTCCGGCGACAACGCCTGCCTCGTCATGGAGTTCGTCGAGGGCCAGAGCCTCTACGACGTCCTCGTCCCCGGCCCCATGCCACCGGGTCGCGCGCTGCCGCTGCTCCAGCAGCTCGCGGAGGGGCTGGCCGCCATCCACGACAAGGGCATCATCCACCGTGACTTGAAGCCGGAGAACGTCTTCATCTCCCCGGGCGCGCGCGGAGAGCAGGCGCGGCTGTTGGACTTCGGCATCGCGCGGCTGGTGGAGCCCGAGGCCGGCAGCGCCGTCAGTCAGGTGGGCGTGGTGCTGGGTACGCCGGAGTACCTCTCTCCGGAGCAGGCCGTGGGCGCGAAGGTGGACACGCGCAGCGACCTCTACTCCTTCGGCGTGTTGATGTACCGCGTGCTGGCCGGGCGGCTGCCCTTCGATGGGCCCTCGCCGCGCCACTTCCTCGCGCAGCACGCGTCGCACGCGCCGCTGCCGCTGGACAGGGCGGCGCCGTCGCTGTCGCGCTACGTGGGGTTGCTGTCGCTGGTGATGCGCCTGCTGGAGAAGGACCCGGCGAAGCGTCCGCAGAACGCGCACGAACTGGCGGACGCGCTGGCCGCGGCGCACTCGGCGCTCTCCGCCTTCACGCCCGGCCTGGGCACGCCCATCTACACGCCCCACGGTGCCACGCCGTCGTCCGGCACCGCTGTCTTCGGCGGAGTTGAGACGCAGCCCGCGGGCCCCAGCGGAACGGCCGCCTTCGCGGGTGGCGCTCCGGCGGCGCAGGGCAGTGGCACCGCGGCGTTCGGCGCGGGGCAGGCCCCGTCAGTGCCATCCGTGGCGATGCGCACGGGTACGGCGGCCTTCGGGGCGAGGCAGTCCGGCAGCGTGGCGTCGGTGTCGGGCAGCACGTCGGTGGTGAAGCCGCAGAACCTGACGGTGATGCTCACCGACATCCAGGGCTTCACCGAGCGCACCAGCCGGCAGACGCACGAAGAGAACGCGCGGATGCTGGAGACGCATGACCGGATGTTGATGCCGCTGGTGAAGGAGCACGAGGGCCGCCTGATTCAGAAGCGCGGAGACGCGCTGCTGGTGGTGTTCCGCTCCCCCACGGCGGGAGTGCTGTGCGGCATGGCCATGCAGGACCGGCTGTGGCGGCACAACCAGACGGTGCCGCCGGAGGCGCAGCTCCACGTGCGCGTGTGCCTGCACGCGGGCGAGGTGCTCGTCACCGCCGACACGGTGCTGGGCGAGCCCATGGAGGTGGTGGAGTCGGTGGAGCACGTGGCCTCCGCCGACGAAGTCACCTTCACGGAGGCGGTGAATCTCGCGCGCAACCGCGCCGAGGCCACCGCCGAGCCGTGCGGCACCATCCCCCTCCCCGGCCGCGAGGAGCAGCTCCAGCTCTACCGCTGCCAGCGAGCGGCGGAAGGCCCGCCCTACGGAGACCGCTTCACGGCATCGGGTGGCATGGGCTCGCTGCTGGGCCGGGTGACGGGAGCGCTGGCTCCGCTCGGCGCGCGCCTGAAGGCCGTGCCCATGAAGGAGCGGCTGGCCGCGGGAGTCATGGCGGTGCGTCGCAGCCCGCGCCTGCAAGCCATCCTCGTGGGCATGCTGGTGCTGGCGGGCGTGGGCATTGCCTGGGAGGTACACCGAAACTCCCCGCCCGTGCGCGCGATGGCGTTGCTCGACGAGGGCAAGAAGGACGACGCCCGGAAGCTGTTGGATGCGGTGCCGGACGAGGACCAGAAGGAGCCGGCGTGGCAGTGGGCGCGCGCGGCCGTCTACCACGCGCAGAACTCGCACCGGAGCGAGCACGCCCTCCTCTCGCGGATGGACGAAGCCATGCGGGAGAAGGTGAACGAGCGCGTCCTGGACGGGCTCGCGGAGGATTACACCCGGGACGAGAGCGACACCGTGGCGAAGCTCATCAGCCGCTTCCCGAAGGAGCGCGTCGTCAGCCACTTCGATGACCTCGCCGAGGAGCCGTACTCGCCGAAGCAGTGGGGCGCGCTGCGCTACCTGGAGTTCGCGAAGACGACGGACGGCGTGGACCTGGTGCACGCGTACATCAACGCGCTGGAGGCCAAGGACTGCGGCGTCCGTGCGCAGGCGGCGGTGAGGCTGGAGGCGCTGGGAGACGACGATGCCGTCCCCGCCCTCACCCGTGTCACCGAGCAGCCGCGTGAGAAGAAGCTCCTCGGCAGCGGGAGCTGTGGCCACGACGAGGCCAGCAGGGCGCTCCAGAAGCTCGCTCCGAAGCGTGACTGA